From a single Stackebrandtia endophytica genomic region:
- a CDS encoding AfsR/SARP family transcriptional regulator, producing MDFHVLGNVEVWNNGPVALPGRRVRALLALLLLNHGRTVSVNRICESLWTDPPPTAVRQVQHCVSLLRKALADSASRLITGASGYQLDLAPSDSADVVEFENLVSQARASADTDPATAVSHWRAALALWRGNALADVCHAELTTRAAYLDEQRVVATEECLATRLELGHYREAIAELVSLTRQFPLRERPAELLMQALRSCGRRIEAIDHYQLFRTRLREELGLDPGERLNRLHRELLRGEDSPRPVPAVTGLPAGPVPAELPADLVSFTGRSDVLDALIEHIDGGEGRVVVVHGIAGCGKTSLVVRLAHSLAARFDDGMLYVNLRAHAPGRELSPHAALSQLMRSIGVHPGSLPGHTDELAGRFRSTVAGRRLLIVLDDAYSAEQILPLLPGTAECLVLITARSELPGLLSRTDALSLPLGPFGPHDSVRLLRSVIGDATCTADEDLSALARLCSGLPVALRVVGERLRRDRRLTVTDLVAELSGPRRLDQLRLPGDAGVRAAFDSSYRALPDRLQRLWRLLAYAPVDSVSVHSAASLTSWPESQADAALEQLSTAHLLDVTETGGYRFHDLLRMYATERATVEDTLAERREAVARLLDWYASRADAAYQTLSPEFPPIRRPVERSRLFATKAAAMSWLHDESTNLVMCGRYAARHSLPHCWQLTTGMTNWWVNRGNRSDWVENLSAALSAAQSIGDREGQWRINHGLGLAHYLSANFAASRTHFRKAISLTHLLGRPRDGLWSHSILAELELDHGRYADAAHTLRQAIELLPSNRRTPRLEATLYRNLGYLHLKTDRPTEAMEPLRKANVLLSGISADVCRSYVEIALGQANQALRRPVLAGRHLRQAVRLLENHHDRKLRGNAHLRLGAFLAEYGDPAEARAHLGILLEQPETQNADHVAEARKILAWLDLDDALMVPLKPRPGHGGAAHRRDRASGGRRLSQVCCTMAATTV from the coding sequence ATGGACTTTCATGTGCTTGGCAATGTGGAGGTTTGGAACAACGGTCCGGTCGCCTTGCCCGGGAGGCGAGTTCGCGCCCTGCTCGCCCTATTACTGCTCAACCACGGTCGAACGGTCTCGGTGAACCGCATTTGCGAGTCACTGTGGACCGATCCGCCGCCGACAGCGGTTCGCCAGGTGCAGCACTGTGTGTCGTTGCTGCGCAAGGCGTTGGCGGACTCGGCGTCGCGTCTGATCACGGGTGCCTCCGGGTACCAGCTGGACCTGGCACCCAGCGACTCAGCCGATGTCGTCGAGTTCGAGAACCTGGTCTCGCAGGCTCGCGCGTCGGCAGACACCGACCCCGCCACCGCGGTCTCCCATTGGCGAGCGGCATTGGCCCTGTGGCGTGGAAACGCCCTCGCCGACGTCTGCCACGCCGAGTTGACCACCCGTGCCGCCTATTTGGATGAACAACGCGTGGTGGCCACCGAGGAGTGTCTCGCCACTCGGCTGGAGCTGGGCCACTACCGCGAGGCCATCGCTGAACTGGTGTCGTTGACCAGGCAGTTTCCGTTGCGTGAACGACCCGCCGAGTTGTTGATGCAGGCGCTTCGTTCCTGCGGTCGCCGGATCGAGGCGATCGACCACTATCAACTGTTCCGAACCCGGTTGCGTGAGGAACTGGGACTGGACCCCGGCGAGCGTCTCAACCGGTTGCATCGAGAACTGTTGCGGGGCGAGGATTCGCCGCGTCCGGTGCCGGCGGTGACGGGCCTCCCGGCCGGTCCGGTGCCGGCGGAGCTGCCCGCCGATCTGGTCAGTTTCACCGGGCGCAGCGACGTGTTGGACGCCTTGATCGAGCACATCGACGGCGGTGAGGGCCGCGTCGTGGTCGTACACGGCATCGCCGGGTGCGGGAAGACCTCCCTGGTGGTACGGCTGGCGCATTCGCTGGCGGCCCGCTTCGACGACGGCATGCTGTACGTCAACCTGCGAGCTCACGCGCCGGGCCGGGAACTGAGCCCGCATGCGGCGCTGTCCCAGTTGATGCGCAGCATCGGGGTGCATCCGGGATCGTTGCCTGGCCACACCGACGAGTTGGCCGGCCGGTTCCGCAGCACCGTCGCCGGTCGTCGACTGTTGATCGTCCTCGATGACGCCTACAGCGCCGAACAGATCCTGCCGCTGTTGCCGGGTACAGCCGAGTGCCTGGTGTTGATCACGGCTCGCAGTGAACTCCCCGGTCTCTTGAGCCGAACCGATGCACTGTCGCTTCCGTTGGGGCCGTTCGGTCCGCACGACTCGGTGCGGTTGTTGCGGTCGGTGATCGGTGACGCCACCTGTACCGCCGACGAGGATCTGTCCGCGTTGGCCCGGTTGTGTTCGGGGTTGCCCGTGGCGCTTCGGGTCGTGGGCGAAAGGTTGCGGCGGGATCGGCGGTTGACCGTGACCGACCTGGTCGCCGAGCTGTCCGGGCCCCGCAGGCTGGACCAGCTGCGGTTGCCCGGCGATGCGGGAGTGCGTGCGGCGTTCGACTCCTCCTACCGGGCGCTGCCCGATCGTCTGCAACGGTTGTGGCGACTGTTGGCGTACGCGCCGGTCGACTCGGTGTCCGTCCACAGTGCGGCGAGTCTGACGTCGTGGCCGGAGTCGCAGGCCGACGCCGCCCTGGAGCAGTTGTCGACCGCGCACCTGTTGGACGTGACCGAAACCGGCGGCTACCGCTTCCACGACCTGTTGCGCATGTACGCCACCGAACGCGCCACGGTCGAGGACACCCTCGCCGAACGCCGCGAAGCCGTGGCGCGGTTGCTGGACTGGTACGCCTCCCGCGCCGACGCGGCCTACCAGACGTTGAGCCCGGAGTTCCCGCCCATTCGGCGTCCGGTCGAACGGTCGCGGCTGTTCGCGACGAAGGCGGCGGCGATGTCGTGGCTGCACGACGAGTCCACCAACCTGGTGATGTGCGGTCGCTACGCCGCGCGCCACTCACTGCCGCACTGTTGGCAGTTGACGACCGGCATGACCAACTGGTGGGTCAACCGCGGCAACCGATCCGACTGGGTGGAGAACCTGTCGGCGGCGTTGTCCGCCGCGCAGTCGATCGGGGACCGCGAGGGGCAGTGGCGCATCAACCACGGCCTCGGGCTGGCGCACTACCTGTCGGCCAACTTCGCCGCGTCGCGCACGCACTTCCGCAAGGCGATCTCGTTGACCCACCTGTTGGGGCGTCCCCGTGACGGATTGTGGAGCCATTCGATCCTGGCCGAACTGGAGCTCGACCACGGTCGATACGCCGATGCCGCCCACACTCTGCGGCAGGCCATCGAGTTGTTGCCCTCCAACCGGAGGACACCTCGGCTGGAGGCCACCCTGTACCGGAACCTGGGCTATCTCCACCTGAAGACGGATCGACCCACCGAGGCGATGGAACCGTTGCGTAAGGCCAACGTGCTGCTGTCGGGCATCAGCGCCGACGTCTGTCGATCCTATGTGGAAATAGCGCTGGGGCAGGCGAACCAGGCGTTGCGGCGGCCCGTTCTCGCCGGCCGTCACCTGCGACAGGCGGTGCGACTGCTGGAGAACCACCACGACCGCAAACTGCGCGGCAACGCGCACCTGAGGCTGGGGGCGTTCCTCGCCGAGTACGGTGATCCGGCCGAAGCCCGCGCGCACCTGGGGATCCTGCTGGAGCAACCCGAGACCCAGAACGCCGACCACGTCGCCGAGGCCCGGAAGATCCTGGCGTGGCTGGACCTCGACGACGCGTTAATGGTTCCCCTGAAACCACGACCCGGTCACGGCGGTGCCGCACACCGCCGTGACCGCGCGTCGGGCGGCCGGAGGTTGTCACAGGTCTGCTGCACAATGGCGGCGACCACGGTGTGA
- a CDS encoding winged helix DNA-binding domain-containing protein, which produces MSPSILTPRALNRALLDRQWLLRRTDRSVAEVVEHLCGLQAQLGDPPYYQLWSRIHGFQPDDLSRLLLDREVVRVVLMRGTIHLVTARDCMSMRAAVQPYLTRTLFIGSTFGKRIAGIDADELADAATRLLADGPLTNDELAQRLEKSWPDYDGGDLAYGARGLIPLVQVPPRGVWGRGGPLTYATATQWLDTESVEPAVPDLVLRYLAAFGPASVADFQKWSALTRTAPVFDSLRDRLTVYQDQNGRELFDVAGTVLPDPDTPVPVTLVGPFDNLLLGHADKSRIISKGHEKRVFGPNAIIRGTYLVDGEVAGAWKVDRSRKSRVRMIIERFTPLSDRHTDELVHRAEELLEFAAGDVPQRDLAFT; this is translated from the coding sequence GTGTCACCGTCGATATTGACCCCACGCGCCCTCAACCGGGCACTGCTGGACCGCCAGTGGCTGCTGCGCCGCACGGATCGGTCGGTCGCCGAGGTCGTCGAACACCTCTGTGGATTGCAAGCCCAACTGGGCGACCCGCCCTACTACCAACTGTGGAGTCGCATCCACGGGTTCCAACCCGACGACCTGTCGCGGCTGCTGCTCGACCGGGAGGTCGTCCGCGTCGTCCTCATGCGAGGCACGATTCACCTGGTCACCGCACGAGACTGCATGAGCATGCGAGCGGCGGTGCAGCCCTACCTGACCCGGACCCTGTTCATCGGCAGTACCTTCGGTAAACGGATCGCCGGGATCGACGCCGACGAACTGGCCGACGCGGCCACCCGGCTGTTGGCCGACGGGCCGCTCACCAACGACGAACTTGCGCAACGGTTGGAGAAATCGTGGCCCGATTACGACGGCGGTGATCTCGCCTACGGTGCCCGCGGCCTGATCCCGCTGGTCCAGGTGCCGCCGCGCGGCGTGTGGGGTCGGGGCGGGCCGTTGACCTATGCCACCGCGACCCAGTGGCTCGACACCGAATCGGTCGAACCCGCGGTGCCGGACCTGGTGCTGCGCTACCTCGCCGCCTTCGGTCCCGCCAGTGTCGCCGACTTCCAGAAGTGGTCGGCGCTGACCCGAACGGCACCGGTCTTCGATTCACTGCGCGACCGGTTGACCGTCTACCAGGACCAGAACGGCCGCGAACTGTTCGATGTGGCCGGTACCGTCCTACCCGACCCGGACACCCCGGTGCCGGTCACCCTGGTGGGACCGTTCGACAACCTGCTGCTGGGACACGCCGACAAGTCCCGCATCATCTCCAAAGGCCACGAGAAACGCGTGTTCGGCCCCAACGCGATCATCCGGGGGACCTACCTGGTGGACGGTGAGGTCGCCGGCGCCTGGAAGGTGGACCGATCTCGTAAATCCCGCGTCCGGATGATCATCGAACGGTTCACCCCGCTGTCGGACCGGCACACCGACGAACTCGTCCACCGCGCCGAGGAACTGCTCGAATTCGCCGCCGGCGATGTGCCGCAACGCGACCTCGCGTTCACCTGA
- a CDS encoding DUF6346 domain-containing protein: MATSTRTNSPVILPILIGIVLILGGWTAMNLRGGVSADDTADREEATATVESCEEVGPLSLSGVGYWWSCRAMVTTQEGDSYSQVFNGSQFAPDDVGSQFPIVNAGQDSNSWTRADLPHNNWAIVATAVGLIAGAICLIVGIRGLLRRG, translated from the coding sequence ATGGCGACCAGCACGCGAACCAACTCACCCGTCATCCTGCCGATCCTCATCGGGATCGTGCTGATCCTCGGAGGTTGGACCGCCATGAACCTCCGGGGCGGGGTCTCCGCCGACGACACCGCCGATCGGGAGGAGGCCACCGCGACCGTGGAAAGCTGCGAGGAGGTCGGGCCACTGAGCCTGTCCGGAGTCGGCTACTGGTGGAGCTGCCGCGCCATGGTGACCACTCAGGAGGGTGACTCCTACTCCCAGGTGTTCAACGGTTCGCAGTTCGCCCCTGACGACGTCGGTTCGCAGTTCCCGATCGTCAACGCCGGTCAGGACTCCAACAGCTGGACCCGCGCCGACCTTCCCCACAACAACTGGGCCATCGTCGCGACCGCCGTCGGGTTGATCGCCGGCGCGATATGCCTGATCGTCGGTATTCGGGGACTGTTGCGTCGCGGCTGA
- a CDS encoding enoyl-CoA hydratase-related protein produces MQQDNPDELVTYTAAHGVATVTLNSDANRNALSTPLMRQLLDRFAEAEADDEVRVVVLGHAGRVFCSGADLKETAAAREAGEVPAALLTEVLSTMWTFDKPIVARVGGPARAGGLGLIAAADIAVCAAEATFAFTEVRIGVIPAVISATVLPRLRPRDASELYLTGAVFDGRRAETIGLVTQAVPAVDVDIAVAGYAEDLVRGAPGAIRGAKRLLRADRPDIGEELARLATLSAEFFLSEEGREGVAAFAEKRDPSWIPKQSRS; encoded by the coding sequence ATGCAACAGGACAACCCAGACGAGTTGGTCACATACACCGCCGCCCACGGCGTGGCCACCGTGACGTTGAACAGCGACGCCAACCGCAATGCCCTGTCGACGCCGCTGATGCGGCAACTGTTGGACCGGTTCGCCGAGGCGGAGGCCGATGACGAGGTCCGCGTGGTGGTACTCGGTCACGCCGGGCGGGTCTTCTGCTCCGGCGCGGATTTGAAGGAGACCGCGGCCGCCCGGGAGGCCGGGGAGGTGCCCGCCGCCCTGCTGACCGAGGTGTTGTCGACGATGTGGACGTTCGACAAACCGATCGTGGCTCGGGTGGGTGGCCCGGCCCGCGCGGGCGGGCTGGGGTTGATCGCCGCCGCCGACATCGCGGTGTGCGCCGCTGAGGCGACCTTCGCGTTCACCGAGGTACGGATCGGTGTGATCCCGGCGGTCATCTCGGCGACGGTACTTCCGCGTCTGCGTCCCCGTGACGCCTCCGAGTTGTATCTGACCGGCGCGGTCTTCGACGGTCGGCGTGCCGAGACGATCGGTCTGGTCACGCAGGCCGTTCCGGCGGTGGATGTGGACATCGCGGTGGCCGGGTACGCCGAGGATCTGGTGCGCGGCGCCCCGGGGGCGATTCGTGGCGCCAAACGGCTGCTTCGCGCCGACCGACCCGACATCGGTGAGGAGCTGGCGCGGTTGGCCACGTTGTCGGCCGAGTTCTTCCTGTCCGAGGAGGGCCGGGAAGGGGTCGCCGCCTTCGCCGAAAAGCGGGATCCGTCCTGGATACCCAAGCAGTCCCGGTCATAG
- the hemW gene encoding radical SAM family heme chaperone HemW: MPSALPDGEPAPADGRLPDHALTRPSAAGFGVYVHVPFCATRCGYCDFNTYTAEELGGGVSRDTYPEVLRQEFTLAKTVLDGARGPVDTVFIGGGTPTLLDASALTGIVADIDRTFGLAPDAEITTEANPETVDETYLRQLRDGGFTRVSLGMQSASPGVLAILERSHTPGRALEAAAAARRAGFDHVNLDLIYGTPGEHADDFRDSLAAAVDAGADHVSAYSLIVEDGTALAAKVRRGVIAQPSDDVAADRYLMAEEILSEAGLNWYEVSNWAATERARCRHNLLYWRGGDWWGFGPGAHSHIAGVRWWNVKHPSRYSQRLTARRSPAQGREILTDHQRYVEDVMLRTRLAEGMPIASLQPSGVAAIPPIAAAGLLDTGALSTGTVRLTLRGRLLADAVIRDLLD; the protein is encoded by the coding sequence GTGCCTTCAGCCTTGCCAGACGGTGAACCCGCGCCCGCCGACGGGCGGCTGCCCGATCACGCCTTGACCCGGCCGTCGGCCGCCGGATTCGGTGTCTACGTGCACGTACCGTTCTGCGCCACCCGCTGCGGTTACTGCGACTTCAACACCTACACCGCCGAGGAACTGGGCGGCGGTGTCAGTCGCGACACCTACCCGGAGGTGTTGCGTCAGGAGTTCACGCTGGCGAAAACGGTGTTGGACGGCGCCCGCGGACCGGTCGACACCGTCTTCATCGGCGGCGGCACCCCCACGTTGCTGGACGCCTCGGCGCTGACCGGAATCGTCGCCGACATCGACCGCACCTTCGGGTTGGCGCCCGATGCGGAGATCACCACCGAGGCCAACCCCGAGACCGTCGACGAGACCTATCTGCGTCAACTGCGCGACGGCGGATTCACCCGGGTGTCACTGGGAATGCAGTCGGCCTCGCCGGGCGTCTTGGCGATCCTGGAACGGTCACACACCCCCGGCCGGGCCCTGGAGGCCGCAGCGGCCGCTCGCCGCGCCGGATTCGACCACGTCAACCTCGACCTCATCTACGGCACCCCCGGCGAACACGCCGACGACTTCCGCGACAGCCTCGCCGCCGCCGTCGACGCCGGCGCCGACCACGTCTCGGCGTACTCCCTGATCGTGGAGGACGGGACCGCCCTGGCGGCCAAGGTGCGTCGCGGTGTCATCGCCCAACCCAGCGACGACGTCGCCGCAGACCGGTACCTGATGGCCGAGGAGATCCTGTCGGAAGCCGGATTGAACTGGTACGAGGTGTCGAACTGGGCCGCCACCGAGCGGGCCCGGTGCCGCCACAACCTGCTGTACTGGCGAGGCGGCGACTGGTGGGGTTTCGGTCCCGGTGCGCATAGTCACATCGCAGGCGTGCGCTGGTGGAATGTCAAGCATCCATCGCGTTACTCTCAGCGACTGACAGCGCGGCGGTCCCCGGCGCAAGGTCGCGAAATCCTCACAGATCATCAACGATATGTCGAAGATGTGATGCTGAGGACTCGCCTGGCCGAGGGAATGCCGATAGCGTCGTTGCAGCCGTCCGGCGTCGCCGCAATACCCCCCATCGCGGCGGCCGGATTGTTGGACACCGGCGCACTGTCCACGGGCACGGTTCGGTTGACGTTGCGAGGCCGTCTGTTGGCTGACGCGGTGATACGGGACCTGCTCGATTGA
- a CDS encoding CapA family protein yields MTGVSPSSPLRNWARPVVVIPAAVVAVVIVVAMALLVIPGGSTAPLSPGQSPVAGSSDNPGSDDPEADSDTITIAGVGDTVLGAIPDRLPPGDGAGFFDRVSDELSADVMFGNLEGPLSERTDFQKCEGDGCVYLRMPPHYAPRFAEAGFDVMNIANNHGYDSGPEGVLDTQRALSDVGIPLSGIKGEVVELEVKGLTVAVVGVAPYDFYTNLLDLWAVQQLVSAADESADLVVFSMHVGAEGTDRRHVTGADEEYFGESRGNSTQVAHTAIDAGADVVFGHGPHVLRGIEYYNGRIIAHSLGNFAGYAVLDSTGALGRGAILKVTMTPDGEFVSGSVVPTHMVDGGYPAVDPGNGAWSDFNELAADFGDAGVTVADDGSLVLLEVLLDGRS; encoded by the coding sequence ATGACCGGCGTTTCCCCCTCTTCGCCGTTGAGAAACTGGGCCAGGCCCGTCGTCGTGATTCCGGCCGCCGTCGTGGCGGTGGTGATCGTGGTGGCGATGGCGCTGCTGGTGATCCCCGGTGGCTCGACCGCGCCGCTGTCACCCGGCCAGTCTCCGGTGGCCGGCTCCTCAGACAACCCCGGCTCCGACGACCCGGAGGCCGATTCCGACACCATCACGATCGCCGGAGTCGGTGACACCGTGTTGGGAGCCATCCCCGACCGGCTGCCGCCCGGCGACGGTGCGGGATTCTTCGACCGGGTCTCCGACGAACTGTCGGCCGATGTGATGTTCGGAAACCTGGAGGGCCCGTTGTCGGAGCGCACCGATTTCCAGAAGTGCGAGGGCGACGGCTGCGTCTACCTGCGCATGCCACCCCATTACGCGCCCCGGTTCGCCGAAGCCGGGTTCGACGTCATGAACATCGCCAACAACCACGGCTACGACTCCGGGCCCGAAGGCGTCCTCGACACCCAACGTGCTCTGTCCGATGTGGGCATCCCACTGTCGGGTATCAAGGGCGAGGTCGTCGAGTTGGAGGTCAAGGGGCTCACCGTCGCCGTCGTCGGCGTCGCGCCCTATGACTTCTACACCAACCTCCTGGACCTGTGGGCGGTTCAGCAGCTGGTCTCGGCGGCCGACGAATCCGCCGACCTGGTCGTATTCAGCATGCACGTCGGAGCCGAGGGCACTGACAGGCGGCACGTCACCGGCGCCGACGAGGAGTACTTCGGGGAGTCCCGCGGCAACTCCACCCAGGTCGCGCATACCGCGATCGACGCCGGTGCCGACGTGGTTTTCGGTCACGGCCCCCACGTCCTGCGGGGCATCGAGTACTACAACGGGCGGATCATCGCTCACAGTCTGGGCAACTTCGCCGGCTACGCGGTGTTGGACTCCACCGGAGCCCTCGGCCGGGGCGCGATTCTGAAGGTCACCATGACCCCCGACGGTGAATTCGTCTCCGGTTCGGTGGTGCCGACCCACATGGTGGACGGCGGCTATCCGGCCGTCGACCCCGGCAACGGAGCGTGGTCCGACTTCAACGAGTTGGCCGCCGACTTCGGTGATGCCGGAGTGACCGTCGCCGATGACGGAAGTCTGGTGCTGTTAGAGGTCCTCTTGGACGGCCGCTCGTGA
- a CDS encoding DUF4870 domain-containing protein has product MTYPQYDYGQQPQDPTQYGQPPQQAGYGYGAQPGYPQQPGYQQPGYEPMGQPGYPPQGDPYAYPPGQQPSQFGVTQQERSDAAMGCYLGAVFGWIPPLIFRLNAGARSRFVRECSTNALNFHLSMLIYMLGSYLLVCLISMVLGFMTGGIGFISYLLIVPVALGLVAWQIAAACIGGSKANRGEIHAYPGAIRMIKN; this is encoded by the coding sequence GTGACCTACCCGCAATATGACTACGGCCAGCAGCCGCAGGACCCCACCCAATACGGCCAACCTCCGCAGCAGGCGGGATACGGCTACGGTGCCCAGCCCGGATACCCGCAGCAGCCCGGTTATCAGCAGCCCGGTTACGAGCCGATGGGACAACCCGGTTACCCGCCGCAGGGTGACCCCTACGCCTACCCGCCGGGGCAGCAGCCCTCCCAGTTCGGTGTCACCCAGCAGGAGCGCAGCGACGCCGCGATGGGCTGCTACCTCGGTGCGGTGTTCGGTTGGATCCCGCCGTTGATCTTCCGGCTCAACGCCGGAGCCCGGTCCCGTTTCGTCCGCGAATGCAGCACCAACGCGCTGAACTTCCATTTGTCGATGTTGATCTACATGCTCGGGTCGTATCTTCTGGTGTGCCTGATCTCGATGGTGCTGGGCTTCATGACCGGCGGCATCGGCTTCATCAGCTATCTGTTGATCGTTCCCGTGGCACTCGGTCTGGTCGCCTGGCAGATCGCCGCCGCGTGTATCGGAGGTTCCAAGGCCAACCGGGGTGAGATCCACGCCTATCCCGGCGCGATCCGCATGATCAAGAACTGA
- the hrcA gene encoding heat-inducible transcriptional repressor HrcA has product MTMGERRLDVLRAIVEDYVLTQEPVGSKSLAHRHALGVSPATIRNDMAALEDEGYIRQPHTSAGRVPTNKGYRLFVDRLSKIKPLTAAERRAVHRFLDEAVDLNDVIHRTVRLLAQLTRQVAVVQYPSLSRSEVRHLELVPLTAGRLMLVMITDTGRVEQRIVDLPADLSEEDVLSLRQAINDKLVGVRLAETPLEIQSLVEESAPHLRPAMTTLSTVLLETLVERGEERLALAGTANLTRSALDFSGSLRPILQALEEEVVLLKLLGEVDSGATLRISIGEENDIVGLDGTSVVSTGYGPAGSVVGGLGVVGPTRMDYPGTIAAVRTVARYVSEILAQN; this is encoded by the coding sequence ATGACGATGGGCGAACGGCGGCTTGACGTGCTGCGTGCCATAGTCGAGGACTATGTCCTGACCCAGGAACCGGTCGGTTCGAAGTCACTGGCGCACCGGCACGCCCTGGGTGTGTCCCCCGCCACGATCCGCAACGACATGGCGGCGTTGGAGGACGAGGGTTACATCCGTCAGCCGCACACCAGTGCCGGTCGGGTCCCCACCAACAAGGGGTACCGGCTGTTCGTGGACCGTCTCAGCAAGATCAAGCCGTTGACCGCGGCCGAACGTCGCGCGGTGCACCGGTTCCTCGACGAGGCCGTCGACCTCAACGACGTCATCCACCGGACGGTGCGGCTGCTGGCGCAGTTGACCCGCCAGGTCGCGGTCGTGCAGTACCCGAGCCTGTCTCGATCGGAGGTGCGGCACCTGGAACTGGTTCCGTTGACCGCCGGCCGGCTCATGCTGGTCATGATCACCGACACCGGTCGCGTGGAGCAACGCATCGTCGACCTGCCCGCCGACCTGTCCGAAGAGGACGTCCTCAGTCTGCGGCAGGCCATCAACGACAAGCTTGTGGGGGTTCGGCTCGCCGAGACCCCGCTGGAAATCCAATCGCTGGTCGAGGAGAGCGCACCTCACCTGCGTCCGGCGATGACCACGCTGTCGACCGTGCTGCTGGAGACCCTCGTCGAGCGCGGCGAGGAACGTCTCGCGTTGGCCGGTACCGCGAACCTCACCCGCAGTGCCCTGGACTTCTCCGGTTCGCTACGCCCGATTCTGCAGGCGTTGGAGGAGGAGGTGGTGTTGCTGAAGTTGCTCGGCGAGGTCGACTCCGGCGCCACCTTGCGAATCTCGATCGGTGAGGAGAACGACATCGTGGGCCTGGACGGCACTTCGGTGGTCAGCACGGGGTATGGTCCGGCAGGTTCGGTTGTGGGCGGCCTGGGAGTCGTCGGCCCGACCAGAATGGACTACCCCGGCACGATCGCGGCGGTGCGGACCGTGGCCCGGTACGTCAGTGAAATCCTGGCGCAGAATTGA
- the dnaJ gene encoding molecular chaperone DnaJ: MAKDYYSILGVSRDATPDDLKRAYRKLAREFHPDVNPAPEAAEKFKEINAAFEVLSDPQKRQIVDMGGDPYATAGGGGGPAGPFMGFQDIMDAFFGGGGMGAARGPRSRTRPGADAVLRLDLELNEAAFGMESPITVDTAVVCSTCEGLGTADHSPPVSCDTCSGSGEVQSVQRTILGQVVTARPCPSCNGYGSVIPNPCGKCGGDGRVRTRRKLTVKIPPGVEDGMRIRLAGQGEVGPGGGPAGDLYVEIREKPHDVFTREGDDLHCKLKIPMTAAALGTRVTVTTLDSEETVDVHSGTQPGSTLRIRGAGVPKLRGGEARGDLYVHLDIRTPTKLDAEQEQLLHKLASLRDEEIIEPVKGNGFFSRMRDAFNGHA; encoded by the coding sequence GTGGCCAAGGACTATTACAGCATTCTGGGCGTCTCGCGCGACGCCACGCCTGACGACCTCAAGCGGGCATACCGCAAGCTGGCGCGTGAGTTCCACCCGGATGTCAATCCCGCGCCCGAAGCCGCTGAGAAGTTCAAAGAGATCAACGCCGCCTTCGAGGTGTTGTCCGATCCCCAGAAACGCCAGATCGTCGACATGGGGGGCGATCCGTACGCCACCGCCGGCGGCGGTGGCGGTCCCGCCGGACCGTTCATGGGCTTCCAGGACATCATGGATGCGTTCTTCGGCGGTGGCGGTATGGGCGCCGCCCGAGGACCCCGGTCGCGCACCCGTCCCGGTGCCGACGCGGTGTTGCGGTTGGATTTGGAGCTCAACGAAGCCGCGTTCGGTATGGAATCGCCCATCACCGTCGACACCGCGGTCGTCTGTTCCACGTGTGAGGGGCTCGGCACCGCCGACCATTCCCCACCGGTCTCCTGTGACACCTGTTCGGGTTCCGGTGAGGTCCAAAGCGTCCAACGCACGATTCTGGGACAGGTCGTCACCGCGCGTCCCTGCCCGTCGTGCAACGGTTACGGCTCCGTGATCCCCAACCCATGCGGAAAGTGTGGCGGGGACGGCCGGGTGCGGACCCGTCGCAAGCTGACGGTGAAGATCCCGCCGGGCGTCGAAGACGGTATGCGCATCCGGTTGGCCGGTCAGGGTGAGGTCGGTCCCGGTGGCGGTCCCGCCGGTGACCTGTATGTCGAGATCCGGGAGAAGCCGCACGACGTCTTCACCCGTGAAGGCGACGACCTGCACTGCAAGCTCAAGATCCCGATGACCGCCGCCGCGTTGGGAACCCGGGTCACGGTGACCACTCTCGACAGTGAGGAGACCGTCGACGTCCACTCCGGTACTCAGCCGGGGTCGACGCTGCGGATTCGCGGTGCGGGAGTGCCCAAGCTGCGCGGCGGTGAGGCACGCGGTGACCTGTACGTCCATCTGGACATCCGCACACCCACCAAATTGGACGCCGAGCAGGAGCAGTTGCTGCACAAGCTGGCGTCACTGCGCGACGAGGAGATCATCGAGCCGGTCAAGGGCAACGGTTTCTTCTCCCGGATGCGCGACGCGTTCAACGGCCACGCCTGA